From the Sebastes fasciatus isolate fSebFas1 chromosome 3, fSebFas1.pri, whole genome shotgun sequence genome, one window contains:
- the rasal3 gene encoding disabled homolog 2-interacting protein isoform X3, whose product MMGFRRWIVCGGAFECSPDHVGSPGGPRPKNQDGGVRALIKRRLENRAKRNSNSQLNPIGLNKGSRHYGSRESVSIPVSAVGSLDLSADTSTVIRPVHSSILGEKYCFEVINSENTHCFGCSSAAERDRWIEDLRRAAQPNKDNIERTENSLSLWVNEAKDLLPKRSYYCEVHLDGTLFARTSSRAVGKPPNRSSLAGDNSTGSSGGLGASGGVAGGCQLFWGEFFELDNLPCVSQITLHLFREEDPKKKRHSRDESSLHPLGSVAMPLAEIKGRTYQEKWYPITPYKASGTAGNKELLGPQASLRIKARFQNLQVLPMEKYKEFAEYVTVDYVEMCRNLEPLLNVKEKEELAGALVHVLQSIGKAKEFLLDLGSAEVERLGEKEALIFRENTLATKAIDEYMKLVGQKYLIVTLGDFISRLYASVENCEVDPRKCPASELSNNQKHLMEACEEVVQKIIESHGPFPEELNKIFSSWVELCEDQGRPEIGQRLISASLFLRFLCPAILSPSLFGLTQPYPEPNTLRTLTLTAKVIQNLANFTLFGEKEEYMLFMNEFLQQHWDGMRGFLQTVSNLDTEIPMSSFDGYVDLPLRLSVLHGLLVDIIYQKDQDTIEKLHPLPSILNQITESLGPEARRIIINSQMEQDKPEYVPPKDLRKYSPHQPHVQQLPVDSKGLRDGDGRTRRSMRERKPVARTQSAPHRRPGQAKHTLKRQTSSETLPTADNEQEMETNQPLISSPNTSASVKRPHAPVPWIKVSHNRESIEMKTENEHFNLLDKHAQELSELRLGIEQVTERELDMAKRLEDFIIQSQDQNAMLQAEVIELRDQLAVRDEQLASATFRLGVIEEEREEDERKLSVAIAAAERMNVLEEQFADLLKDLHQLSEANNSIQHPEKPHINSN is encoded by the exons ATGATGGGATTTAGACGCTGGATTGTTTGTGGTGGGGCTTTCG AATGTAGCCCTGACCACGTGGGGTCACCAGGTGGCCCTCGAccaaagaaccaagatggcggtGTGAGG GCACTGATCAAGCGACGTCTCGAGAACAGGGCCAAAAGGAATAGCAACTCCCAACTGAACCCTATAGGACTAAACAAAGGAAGCAG GCACTATGGTTCCCGGGAGTCTGTGTCCATTCCGGTCAGTGCAGTGGGAAGTCTAGATCTGAGTGCAGACACCAGCACTGTCATCAGGCCAGTCCACAGCTCCATTTTGGGGGAGAAGTACTGCTTTGAG GTGATAAACTCCGAGAACACCCACTGCTTTGGCTGCTCCTCAGCTGCCGAACGTGACCGTTGGATTGAAGACCTGAGAAGGGCTGCCCAGCCCAACAAG GATAACATCGAGCGCACAGAGAACTCCCTGAGTCTGTGGGTAAATGAAGCTAAGGATCTGCTACCCAAACGGAGTTACTACTGCGAGGTACACCTGGACGGGACCCTGTTTGCCCGCACCAGCAGCCGCGCTGTTGGCAAGCCGCCTAACCGCTCCAGCCTGGCAGGGGACAATTCTACTGGGTCTTCAGGAGGCCTGGGGGCCAGTGGAGGTGTGGCTGGGGGGTGTCAGTTATTCTGGGGTGAATTCTTTGAGCTAGACAACCTGCCATGTGTCTCCCAAATCACCCTGCACCTATTCCGCGAAGAAGACCCCAAGAAAAAGCGTCACTCCCGAGACGAATCCAGCCTGCACCCACTGGGCAGTGTGGCCATGCCTTTAGCTGAGATCAAAGGGAGGACCTATCAGGAGAAGTGGTATCCCATTACTCCATACAAGGCCTCAGGCACAGCGGGGAACAAAGAACTACTAGGGCCACAGGCTTCACTCCGCATCAAGGCCCGTTTTCAGAATTTGCAAGTGCTGCCCATGGAGAAATACAAAGAGTTTGCTGAGTATGTGACGGTGgattatgtggaaatgtgcagAAACCTGGAGCCACTTCTGAATGTGAAGGAGAAGGAAGAGCTGGCAGGAGCTCTGGTCCATGTACTGCAGAGCATTGGCAAGGCCAAG GAGTTCCTCCTTGATCTGGGCAGTGCAGAGGTGGAGCGCCTTGGAGAGAAGGAGGCACTGATCTTCAGAGAGAACACATTGGCCACTAAAGCCATAGATGAATATATGAAGCTGGTTGGCCAGAAGTACCTCATTGTCACACTAG GGGACTTTATCAGCCGTCTTTACGCCTCAGTGGAGAACTGTGAAGTTGATCCTCGTAAATGCCCTGCCTCTGAATTGTCAAACAACCAAAAGCACTTGATGGAAGCCTGTGAGGAGGTGGTGCAGAAGATTATTGAGTCCCATGG ACCCTTTCCTGAAGAGTTAAACAAGATCTTCTCCAGCTGGGTGGAGCTGTGTGAAGACCAGGGCAGACCAGAGATTGGCCAGCGTCTCATCTCTGCTTCCCTCTTCCTTCGATTCTTATGTCCTGCTATCCTCAGCCCTTCTCTTTTTGGTCTGACACAGCCTTACCCAGAGCCAAACACCCTGCGTACCCTCACCTTAACTGCCAAAGTCATCCAGAATCTGGCCAACTTCACCCT GtttggagagaaagaggagtacATGCTCTTTATGAACGAATTCCTGCAGCAGCACTGGGATGGAATGAGGGGTTTCCTACAAACAGTGTCTAATCTTGACACAGAAATCCCAATGTCTTCCTTCGATGGCTATGTGGATCTGCCTCTTCGCTTGTCTGTGCTCCATGGCCTTCTGGTAGACATCATCTATCAGAAGGACCAG GACACAATTGAAAAGCTGCACCCTCTGCCTTCGATTCTGAACCAGATAACAGAGTCACTGGGCCCTGAAGCACGACGGATCATAATTAACAG CCAAATGGAACAAGACAAGCCAGAGTACGTTCCTCCTAAAGACTTGCGCAAGTACAGCCCTCACCAACCACACGTCCAGCAGCTTCCTGTGGACTCCAAAGGCCTACGAGATGG GGATGGCAGGACTCGGAGGAgtatgagagagaggaagccaGTTGCCAGAACTCAGAGTGCTCCACACAGACGTCCTGGTCAGGCAAAACATACGTTGAAGAGGCAGACAAGTTCTGAAACTCTGCCGACAGCTGACAATGAACAAGAGATGGAGACCAATCAACCACTTATCTCATCACCAAATACT AGCGCCAGTGTCAAACGTCCACATGCACCAGTTCCATGGATCAAGGTCAGCCACAACAGGGAGTCAATTGAGATGAAGACTGAGAACGAGCACTTCAACTTACTGGATAAG CATGCTCAAGAGCTATCAGAGCTTCGTCTGGGGATAGAGCAGGTGACAGAACGTGAGCTGGACATGGCAAAGCGCCTGGAGGACTTCATTATCCAAAGTCAGGACCAGAATGCAATGCTGCAGGCTGAAGTGATCGAGCTCCGGGATCAGCTGGCTGTGCGAGACGAGCAGCTCGCCAGCGCCACCTTCAG GCTGGGTGTGattgaggaggagagggaggaagatgaAAGGAAGCTGAGTGTTGCCATTGCAGCAGCCGAGCGAATGAACGTACTG GAGGAGCAGTTTGCAGACCTGCTGAAGGACCTTCACCAGCTCAGTGAGGCCAACAACAGCATACAGCATCCCGAAAAGCCACACATCAACAGCAACTGA